A genome region from Populus alba chromosome 5, ASM523922v2, whole genome shotgun sequence includes the following:
- the LOC118061769 gene encoding NAC domain-containing protein 17 isoform X2: MKVTADSCLGADETAWPPGFRFHPTDEELVLYYLKKKICKKRIKLNIIRELDVYKWDPEELPGQSILKTGDRQWFFFSPRDRKYPNGARSNRATRQGYWKATGKDRIVVCNSRNVGVKKTLVFYRGRAPSGQRTDWVMHEYTLDEEELNRCSNVQDYYALYKVFKKSGPGPKNGEQYGAPFKEEDWADDENPCVNSLVTPEIPVEQHNEVFLVDNVGVSAQLEPILNDFEGIIKQTAEEPALNQLQNNDSTYLPPQVASEEEAQSTLVDPSFREVVSEPAGVLTTSGQHYKKHTSFNFNQSATSTLPLHEASEVTSAPNYEQAPQLNEEDFLEIDDLIGPEPSFSNTEQPAENFQFDDFDGLSEFDLYHDAAMFLRDMGPVDQEAVSCSYVNSYGCDMVNQASYQLQPSSITNPVDYQLQPNLVATQVDYELQPQYFDAEQMNNQLWVHDHQNNALATSDSHHGILFQSTVAVVLANQSELLMRWVACEAEKPM, translated from the exons ATGAAGGTCACCGCCGACTCTTGTCTCGGCGCGGATGAAACGGCGTGGCCGCCTGGGTTCAGATTTCACCCGACAGACGAGGAGCTTGTGCTTTACTACTTGAAGAAGAAGATctgtaagaaaaggataaaactCAATATTATTCGGGAACTTGATGTTTACAAGTGGGATCCTGAGGAGTTGCCTG GGCAATCGATCTTGAAGACTGGGGATAGGCAATGGTTCTTCTTCAGTCCAAGGGATAGGAAGTATCCTAATGGAGCGAGGTCAAATAGGGCGACCAGACAGGGGTATTGGAAAGCAACAGGGAAGGACCGCATTGTTGTGTGCAATTCTCGGAATGTTGGAGTGAAGAAAACCCTAGTTTTCTACAGAGGCCGTGCGCCGAGTGGTCAGCGAACTGACTGGGTGATGCACGAGTATACTTTGGATGAAGAAGAACTTAATAGGTGCTCAAATGTGCAG GATTATTATGCGCTTTACAAGGTTTTCAAAAAGAGTGGACCTGGACCTAAGAATGGTGAACAGTATGGAGCACCATTTAAGGAAGAGGACTGGGCTGATGATGAAAATCCATGTGTCAATAGCTTGGTTACTCCAGAGATTCCTGTTGAGCAGCATAATGAAGTGTTTCTTGTTGATAATGTTGGAGTGTCAGCTCAACTTGAGCCGATATTGAATGATTTTGAGGGTATAATAAAACAAACAGCTGAAGAACCTGCTCTTAACCAGCTACAGAACAATGATTCCACTTATCTACCGCCACAG GTTGCTAGTGAAGAAGAGGCACAAAGTACTTTAGTCGATCCATCTTTCAGGGAAGTTGTTTCTGAACCAGCTGGAGTGTTGACGACAAGTGGTCAGCACTACAAAAAACATACCAGCTTTAACTTTAACCAGTCAGCTACCTCAACATTGCCATTGCATGAGGCATCTGAGGTCACATCCGCTCCTAACTATGAACAGGCACCCCAGTTAAATGAAGAGGATTTCCTGGAAATTGATGATCTCATTGGTCCAGAGCCTTCGTTCTCCAACACTGAGCAACCTGCAGAAAACTTTCagtttgatgattttgatggaTTGAGTGAGTTTGACCTGTACCATGATGCAGCGATGTTTTTGCGGGACATGGGGCCTGTTGATCAGGAAGCAGTTTCATGTTCATACGTGAATTCCTATGGGTGTGATATGGTTAACCAAGCAAGCTACCAGTTGCAGCCCAGTTCAATAACAAACCCGGTGGATTACCAGTTGCAGCCAAATTTGGTGGCCACCCAGGTGGATTATGAGCTGCAGCCACAATATTTTGATGCGGAGCAGATGAACAATCAGCTATGGGTGCATGATCATCAAAATAATGCATTAGCTACTTCAGATTCACATCATGGGATTCTTTTCCAATCAACAG TCGCTGTTGTCTTGGCCAACCAGTCAGAGCTCTTGATGAGATGGGTGGCCTGTGAGGCAGAAAAGCCTATGTGA
- the LOC118061769 gene encoding NAC domain-containing protein 17 isoform X1, with product MKVTADSCLGADETAWPPGFRFHPTDEELVLYYLKKKICKKRIKLNIIRELDVYKWDPEELPGQSILKTGDRQWFFFSPRDRKYPNGARSNRATRQGYWKATGKDRIVVCNSRNVGVKKTLVFYRGRAPSGQRTDWVMHEYTLDEEELNRCSNVQDYYALYKVFKKSGPGPKNGEQYGAPFKEEDWADDENPCVNSLVTPEIPVEQHNEVFLVDNVGVSAQLEPILNDFEGIIKQTAEEPALNQLQNNDSTYLPPQVASEEEAQSTLVDPSFREVVSEPAGVLTTSGQHYKKHTSFNFNQSATSTLPLHEASEVTSAPNYEQAPQLNEEDFLEIDDLIGPEPSFSNTEQPAENFQFDDFDGLSEFDLYHDAAMFLRDMGPVDQEAVSCSYVNSYGCDMVNQASYQLQPSSITNPVDYQLQPNLVATQVDYELQPQYFDAEQMNNQLWVHDHQNNALATSDSHHGILFQSTGAVSESGNNSTGANGNQGSKEGDAANGWLSSALWGFVESIPTTPASASENPLVNKAFERMSSFSRIRMNVKNINVDAGNGAASVRSTGGNKGFVLLSIIGVLCAILWVFFEGAKVLGRSISS from the exons ATGAAGGTCACCGCCGACTCTTGTCTCGGCGCGGATGAAACGGCGTGGCCGCCTGGGTTCAGATTTCACCCGACAGACGAGGAGCTTGTGCTTTACTACTTGAAGAAGAAGATctgtaagaaaaggataaaactCAATATTATTCGGGAACTTGATGTTTACAAGTGGGATCCTGAGGAGTTGCCTG GGCAATCGATCTTGAAGACTGGGGATAGGCAATGGTTCTTCTTCAGTCCAAGGGATAGGAAGTATCCTAATGGAGCGAGGTCAAATAGGGCGACCAGACAGGGGTATTGGAAAGCAACAGGGAAGGACCGCATTGTTGTGTGCAATTCTCGGAATGTTGGAGTGAAGAAAACCCTAGTTTTCTACAGAGGCCGTGCGCCGAGTGGTCAGCGAACTGACTGGGTGATGCACGAGTATACTTTGGATGAAGAAGAACTTAATAGGTGCTCAAATGTGCAG GATTATTATGCGCTTTACAAGGTTTTCAAAAAGAGTGGACCTGGACCTAAGAATGGTGAACAGTATGGAGCACCATTTAAGGAAGAGGACTGGGCTGATGATGAAAATCCATGTGTCAATAGCTTGGTTACTCCAGAGATTCCTGTTGAGCAGCATAATGAAGTGTTTCTTGTTGATAATGTTGGAGTGTCAGCTCAACTTGAGCCGATATTGAATGATTTTGAGGGTATAATAAAACAAACAGCTGAAGAACCTGCTCTTAACCAGCTACAGAACAATGATTCCACTTATCTACCGCCACAG GTTGCTAGTGAAGAAGAGGCACAAAGTACTTTAGTCGATCCATCTTTCAGGGAAGTTGTTTCTGAACCAGCTGGAGTGTTGACGACAAGTGGTCAGCACTACAAAAAACATACCAGCTTTAACTTTAACCAGTCAGCTACCTCAACATTGCCATTGCATGAGGCATCTGAGGTCACATCCGCTCCTAACTATGAACAGGCACCCCAGTTAAATGAAGAGGATTTCCTGGAAATTGATGATCTCATTGGTCCAGAGCCTTCGTTCTCCAACACTGAGCAACCTGCAGAAAACTTTCagtttgatgattttgatggaTTGAGTGAGTTTGACCTGTACCATGATGCAGCGATGTTTTTGCGGGACATGGGGCCTGTTGATCAGGAAGCAGTTTCATGTTCATACGTGAATTCCTATGGGTGTGATATGGTTAACCAAGCAAGCTACCAGTTGCAGCCCAGTTCAATAACAAACCCGGTGGATTACCAGTTGCAGCCAAATTTGGTGGCCACCCAGGTGGATTATGAGCTGCAGCCACAATATTTTGATGCGGAGCAGATGAACAATCAGCTATGGGTGCATGATCATCAAAATAATGCATTAGCTACTTCAGATTCACATCATGGGATTCTTTTCCAATCAACAG GTGCTGTGTCTGAATCGGGCAATAATTCTACTGGAGCCAATGGAAATCAAGGGAGCAAAGAGGGTGATGCTGCTAATGGTTGGTTATCTTCTGCCTTGTGGGGTTTTGTCGAGTCCATCCCTACTACGCCTGCGTCAGCCTCAGAGAACCCTTTGGTTAATAAGGCTTTTGAGCGAATGTCAAGCTTCAGCAGGATTAGAATGAATGTCAAAAACATCAATGTTGATGCAGGTAATGGTGCTGCAAGTGTAAGGAGCACTGGTGGAAATAAGGGATTTGTTTTATTGTCAATTATTGGAGTCTTGTGTGCCATTTTGTGGGTATTTTTTGAAGGTGCCAAAGTGCTGGGGAGATCAATCTCCTCGTGA